The Raphanus sativus cultivar WK10039 chromosome 2, ASM80110v3, whole genome shotgun sequence DNA segment AAGCTTTGCTTGAATGTTATCATCAGGTATTCTTTTCAACGATTCCAACGTGCTTTTCCACTCCGGAACGCTTCTCTTGTAGAGAAAAGCACCCAAGACTTCCATAGCCAAAGGTAGTCCTCCGCAGTATTCAACCAAGTTTTTCGAGAGCTGGAGAAACTCTTCAGGAGGTTCACTTTCTTTAAATGCATGCCAGCTTACAAGATCAAGAGATTCATCAGCGTTAAGTTCCTTCGgtgaatatatatttacaacGCCAAGCTGCTCTAACAGATGCTTGTTCCTGGTTGTAATGATTATCCTGCTTCCTGGACCAAAGCAGCTCAAATGTATTGCAACTGAATGAAGCTGCACCACGTCTTCAACATCATCAATTACAACGAGTACCCTTTTGTTGCGAAATCTTTGTTTAACAGCATGATCCATGTTGTTGAACACTGCGTCGTCTCTCCTTCTTAAGATATCCGAAAGAAGCTTTTTCTGAAGATGAAACTTGCCTTCAGGTTTCTTGAAGTAATCTCTAAAGTTTTCTAGGAAACTTGTTCCTTCAAAACGATGTGAAAACTTGTTAAATGCAGCCTTGGCTAACGTTGTTTTACCGATCCCAGCCATTCCCCAGATTCCGACAATCTGAACATCATCCAAACCAAAGCACATTAGCTCCTTGATACGGCTTACACGTGATATAATACCAACGGCATATGTTGGTAAATGCAAGTATGAACTAGGCAGCCTTTCGAGAATGTCTCTAGTGACTTCGTCGATCATTTGAGCATCATTATCCCCTGCACAATGCAGATAAGTAACATTTGTTTCCCTATATACTTTTGTTTAGTGttttctgaaacaaaaaaaaaacagcaagaGTAGAACGAACCGACCAACAGTTACGTGTGTGATACCCCAAAAAATGTGACACTTGCGTTAAAGCTTCCCTCCACTGCTGCAACTTTCTCTCGGGATGACGGTTACGGAGTTTATCAAAAGATTCACCAAACGACCCAGTCTGTCTGCGTACATGCGACGGGTCAACCCTGTAGAAAATCGGGAGTACAAATTGTCCTGCGCCGCTTTCTCGGCATCGCATAATGTGGACGAGCTCATCAAGGCACCAGGACGATGAAGCGTAGCTCTTGGATAAAACGACGAGTAGAATTTTGGAGGTCTGAATGGCCTTTAGGAGCTTTGGGGACATGCTTTCTCCTTTTGCTAGTTCTTCATCGTCCTTGAATGTGTATATTCCAGACCTCAGTAGACTCTTATAGAGATGGGCTACAAACCCCTTGCGCACATCTGGTCCACGGAAACTAAAGAACACGTCGTAGCTCCATCTCTCCCGAGTTTGTCCACTGGAATCAATCATACCCTGACAGAAAGTTTATGGGGAATATTCAGTGAGACACACTTAGTAATATATTCGATTTTACAAAGAGGAAAAACGAatctgaaaaaaattgtttgcttACTTGGTTTGAACACCTTGGCAGGTTAGTACTCTCTCGGGATCTCAGACAGACAGATCTATAACaataaaaaacagaggaagtttGAAACGAGAGGGATGGGATTCAGATTAGCAGTAGGGTGCAGCTAAAACTAGCGTCTACTTCCGTTGACAAGTCACAAGTTGTAGTAAATGTCAGGTTCCTAATGGCTGTGCTAATTAAATGCATCCCAACTTTCAACATAACGCGTGTGTAGTTGGTAGGAGTATAACCAATGGttcctaatatttttaaattattatattcttttattttttatttttgtatataaaaataataactaatgaAATCCATTCTACTGCAAGGAAGAGAAGAGATCATTTGAGTCAAAGAGAGGAAAAGGAAGATACAAGACGTGGAGGAGATGATTAGGGTTAAGAGAGTGTACCTGGAATGAGCGGAGAAGATGTTGGAGAAGCTATTATTAACACAAAAGCATACGGATGGGAGTTATGTACGAAGTGACTAGGTAGTGGTAGATTCAGCTGTAACCCCCCCGATTACCAAAATGGAGTAAAGAGTCATTATTAGACTTAGGAAGAACATTTGATTCTCTTCTCTGTCagcaacaaacaaacaaacaaacgcAGTATAATCAGAGTACAAAAGCTGAGAGCATATCTCAATCTTCAAAGCTGAATTATATACAGTAATGTAAAAGAGCTTTTTTAAGTGACTGTGACAAAGAGTTTTTCACATTGTGATCTCCGTTCAGAGAAAGCTGTTACTATTGGAATAGGTCTTTTACCTTCTGTGGAGGCAGACTCGATTTTTTTGAAGGTCGCCGGCGGAATGGAATCCGTTGTGTGCTGCAAAGATTCGCCGCAGGTCCAATCGCATTGTCGGTATGTGTTTCTAGGTAGCTAGTCTCGAGATGCCACCGGAAACGCTTAAAATCCGGTCGAATTTTTTGCTTCATTGTTTTGGATTGATTCAGTGAAGATGGAGAGATTGTACGTTGATGGGCCTACATCACTTATTATATGGCCCAATGTATTGATTTAGCTATTGGCCTACTTTCCTCTACAGCCCAGTAACAAAGAAGGGAAATTGTGACCACCTGAACCGGCAAGGTTCAATGGAGTGGAACACCGGTACAGAGAAAGGACAATCAATCTTCGTAAGCCATGTTGGGAACATCACCTTCCAAATGTCtttggatattaaaaatttaactagattttgacccgcgcttggaagcgcggaatattttacgatgaaaaatttcactaataatataacaaatattttggtaattttaaagagtgtgtttagaatatttttgcatttaaatcaatgttttttaattcaacccgattgtgattataccggttaatgcggagatctaacaattcaatttaagtttttaaaatattcatattaaaaaaatcattaaaatccgagactaacagattgaactgttggatgaccgatatgtaatctaatttgatttaaattataatagtttcataatttgtaatcttataatccaaattttaaagtttattatttgcaatttataaaattatgacgtttctacaaaattttaaagagaaatgatagatataaaataactaagattaattattgtattgtttggaaacattgatagtagtataaaaaatatattgtttggaaacattgatagtagtataaagaaataagtatattgtttgaaaacatggataatagtataaagaaaggatcATTAGtaatttaatgtaagtttaattataaagtataaaagtatatttaatttaaaaacttacaaaataaatgttagttacaacagaatgtttctgttttaataagatagatgtctTTTTCTACGTAACGTCATCATCCAAATACTCTATCTTGTTCCGAGTGCAATAATGAAAACTACTTGCAATATAAATGAATCATtcatgttatttatttttaatagcaaaaaaataaaaaaaaaatcagtagaATTTCAAGATATCGCGAGCAAAAGATTCGACCATTTAagattcatttaaaaaaatggaCGATTAACCTTCTAGGTGCGTGCATTTGCGTGCTTGcagtaatattatatacaccGGTCAATCAAAACGAAGAGACGTAACATATTCTATATAATATAATCCCTAGTAGATatctttaatttgtttaaagAATGACAAATATGTAAAGTATTGGCAAGGAGCAGTAAAACACATCAACAATATCAATAATATCAACAAGGGACTTGAAAACCAAACTCAGAAATTTCCCACACCACAAAAGAATAATATAAGAAACTTTATAATGTTTGCATGTAtgtaaaacaacaacaaaacatgtTAATTGATGAATACACTCTTTAGGACTTGAAAAACCAACAACAAAACATGTTAATTAATGAAATGGATAAAAATATAAGCATGTGgctttatgaaaaaaaatacaaaaaaggcTTAAGGCGACAGATTGGCGTTGGACGAAGGTAGGCTCATGTGGGCTTCTTCTGTTCGCCATATCTACGCACGTCATAactatttcatttatatattactttttctAATAACCAGttctgtaagaaaaaaaaaacaatttaaatacaGGCTCTTTACCGATTGGACAAAACAGGATTAgagcttttgttttgtttcgtttttgttttgtttctcagCGAAATTTCGATATTGTTTGCATCCGCTATATAACAATATCGTCACACACTAAAAAGGTTTCGCCTTTGCCACTTTAATCCATCAATGGAGGAAGACAACAAGCAAAGCAGATTCAGAAAAATATGTGTCTTCTGCGGAAGCCACTCTGGTCACAGGGAAGTTTTCAGTGATGCTGCTATCGAACTCGGCAATGAACTCGtttgctctcttctcttctcttcattgcttttctttttgtttacaataaaaagacatgAACTTTTCGAAATATCAAATTAAGACATCaactttttcagaaaaaaaaacagagcttttactctgttttttgaATACCTAAACACGAAGTTTTAAGTTTACTTGCTCGTTTGACATGGCTTTCATACAAATGGGGTTTGTGGTTTTGTTTGtgctgtatatatatatatatatatatagagagagagagagattttgaGGTGTATGTAATAGggtcttcctctgtttttctgAATGTGTTCTCTTTGGAATGTGTAGGTGAAGAGGAAAATAGACTTGGTTTATGGAGGAGGAAGTGTTGGGTTGATGGGTCTTATTTCCAGGAGAGTTTATGAAGGTGGCTTCCATGTTCTCGGGTTAGTTCTCTTACGATCTCCTTTCATTTCTAAACTTCCTCTAAGGGTTTCTGATTGGGTTCTACCTACTTGCAGGATCATTCCCAAGGCTTTGATGCCAATTGAGGTATGTATCTTCTTCTAAAATCTCAACTTCTTCCCGTAAGTAGCAAACTTGGACTTGATTTTTTGGAAGTTTATTTAATGATATGAATGAATGTGTTTCAATGTTGGAATATGGATTAAGTTTTGGGAGAGGACTAAGAAGAGTGAtgactaatattttttaacttagATTTTGATGATTTCATGGTCTGCCTTTACCATATCTTATGACTTGGGTTTCATCAGATATCTGGTGAGACTGTTGGAGATGTAAGAGTGGTTGCAGACATGCACGAACGCAAAGCTGCTATGGCGCAAGAAGCTGAGGCCTTCATCGCCCTCCCtggtgagaaaaaaaaaagcttttataTACAGAACCAAAGCCACTTTGTGATGATGAAAGTTCTAGTTTATTACTATCTAAAACCactgatatttcttttttttttgtctcaggagGTTATGGAACTATGGAGGAGCTGCTGGAGATGATAACATGGTCACAACTTGGTATCCACAAGAAAACGGTATTCTACCAGTTTACTTTGCAATGTCAAAAACATGCAGAGAGTATTAGTTCTTAAGTTGATTTCGTTTGGGATTTGTTTTCTTGCAGGTGGGTCTATTGAATGTTGATGGGTACTATAACAGTTTGCTTGCTTTGTTTGACACTGGCGTTGAAGAAGGTTTTATCAAACCAGGCGCACGTAATATTGTGGTTTCTGCCCCAACAGCCAAAGAGCTTATGGAGAAGATGGAGGTAcatcttcttcaccttcttcttgtTCTGTGATTCCACCAATTTTTTGTTTCTAAGACTTTGTGTTCATCATATTCATGACAGGAATACACTCCTTCACACAAGCATGTTGCGGCGCACGAAAGCTGGAAAGTTGAAGAACTTTAGAGCTTACCCTGGACAACAAAGCAAGCCTCAATGGTGAAGTGAAATTACATTAGTATTGCTTAGCTTATGCCTACTTCCATTTTAAGTTTAGCCTGCAGAATCCAACAATGTGTGTATAAGAAAAACTCAAATCTTGTTGCAATTTGAAACAGCACGTTGGGTCCCTAATCTGAAAGTGTTGCTGATTTTGTGTTAGTTAAGTTTGGTTTCTTGGGATGTTCTGTATAAAGAAGTCTCaaccttttttgtttgttgttatATTTGTTATGCTAATTTTGGTTTccctaaagaaagaaaaaaaggaatctTTATGATTGAGGGTGATGCAGAAAAATCCCACAAGTGTAGTCGTATTATAGTGAATGTCCATTAGAATAGGAGTGTGTGGTcgcttttgtttgtttcattcGATGGCTTACAAAAAATGTGAATGATGTGTGTCATTGATGATGGGTTTCTTCCTTTTTGCTAAGTGGTGCCTTTTGTGGTGGGGAATGATTTTGGATATGTTtgtgtctctctctttcttctacGTTGGATCATTGATTAAGCCAAACATGTATGTGATGGTCTTCTATTGGTGCGCGGATTTTGGATTGCTAACAATTCGGATTTGAAGACACCCAACTAAACTTTGTCACATGGTCATGCGGATATGAGTCTATTGATTAAGACCCATAAAAATTTGGATCCGTACACTTAAAATCTTCTTTTTTAAGCGAAtgattatgtattttttataaatttagattaaaaatttgaattacATAGAGCATTCTTATACTCCGTAGATTTcgaaataaaaattttgaattacaTATTTAGCATTCTTATATTTGGATTCGTAAATCATCATTGGTCAGAAATGTTAATGCAAATACTACATGCTagaatttgaattaaataattCATTTACAATGATAATATTTTACTGATGATAGATATGTTAACGTAATAATGAATGCATCATACGGTAGATAGATCAATGCAAGAGAATGGTATCTTATTTTCCTAAATGAGGATTTGTTTCAGATCATAAGCTCAATGCTAATTCCTATAGAGAATGAGGATGTTTATAGAGTGGATAATGCATAGATGAGAAACACGAACCAGTGGTTAATATCAAGTCTGCAAGGGTAGATTTCTCACCAAGGAGTAAGATTCCTAGTTAGACTATATATTGGGATTAAATTTGAGGGATTCAATGCAATACTATACAGAAGAGTTGTGAAGAGGGGCCTAATGAAATACCTATCAGAACAACATTTTGTGCAATACATGTTCAGAGATCAGTAAGTTATAATGTCAATACATGAAAATGCAATACTATGTTTTGTGTGTTCTATCTAAATTTTGGTGTTCATTTTCTTCAATGAGTGAAGAAGATACTTAACCTCTCATACTGCAGTATGTGTTACCTGAGTTTATCTTCCATGTATGGTACAATAAACTAAAGACTTATCCTTATGTGATTGTGTTGATTccttgttaacaaaaaaaaacaacatgttTGTTTGATTcgttttgtcttttttatttgttttatttctagTTACTTGATTTGTTTGATtgctaatttatttttaaatatggtaagtTTTTGTATGTTCTTTTGTGACAATGAGTTTTACCGGCTTTAGTTGTTGAATAAATCAGTTTTTTATTTGATGATGATGGAGTTCTTACTGCAAACGGTTACTTCAAAATATATGATGAATTCTATAGAACAGTAATCACTTTCACTCTGTTATTATTAACAGAGCAATATAAAGAGTTGTCTTGTCTTTGTGGCTCTTACTGAAGattaagaaaaggatgataATCGTTCTCAATTCAGTCTGAAATATGGTGTTTTAAATTAATACGAAGATTATCTCATTTGAGATTCAACTACTCCATAAGcaaatatagaatttttatataaaagtttttaGTCATCCATAGACAAAATAGAtatgttttagtttattttggatcTTTAGATGTACCTTTTcctacatttgtttttttttagttctcaCTGTTTAGGATTTTTTTAGAATGCTTAATAATACAATCCAACATTTAAAAAGGATTGATCATCGTTTT contains these protein-coding regions:
- the LOC108842406 gene encoding LOW QUALITY PROTEIN: cytokinin riboside 5'-monophosphate phosphoribohydrolase LOG8-like (The sequence of the model RefSeq protein was modified relative to this genomic sequence to represent the inferred CDS: deleted 1 base in 1 codon), translating into MEEDNKQSRFRKICVFCGSHSGHREVFSDAAIELGNELVKRKIDLVYGGGSVGLMGLISRRVYEGGFHVLGIIPKALMPIEISGETVGDVRVVADMHERKAAMAQEAEAFIALPGGYGTMEELLEMITWSQLGIHKKTVGLLNVDGYYNSLLALFDTGVEEGFIKPGARNIVVSAPTAKELMEKMEEYTPSHKHVAAHESWKVEELRAYPGQQSKPQW